The following proteins come from a genomic window of Gammaproteobacteria bacterium:
- a CDS encoding tetratricopeptide repeat protein gives MRASWLACGMLVAAGASAETLEWDTSTYSQEVTPCDIEASHGDDPYSVAPGVSQQDMDFAGAMAACEAAVEDDPGNPRLRYQLARVYGYSGQGEKAYPHREAAIAADYPQALFVNGYLHFLGINKARKDVCRAGSLFRRSAQYGRLAGQVGFTRYALDGAFAGCDVTIDPEELMVFLEAAEESNSGFYESMLIAMLKKEVAALEGEKK, from the coding sequence ATGAGAGCAAGCTGGTTAGCCTGCGGAATGCTTGTTGCCGCAGGAGCTTCGGCTGAAACCCTTGAGTGGGACACCTCGACGTACTCGCAGGAAGTCACGCCCTGCGATATCGAGGCTTCGCACGGCGACGATCCGTATTCGGTGGCGCCGGGCGTGTCGCAGCAGGACATGGACTTCGCCGGGGCCATGGCGGCCTGCGAGGCGGCGGTGGAGGACGATCCCGGCAATCCGCGGCTGAGGTATCAGCTGGCGCGGGTGTACGGGTACAGCGGGCAGGGCGAGAAGGCCTACCCGCATCGCGAAGCGGCCATTGCAGCGGACTATCCGCAGGCGCTGTTCGTTAACGGCTACCTGCATTTTCTGGGAATCAACAAGGCCAGGAAAGACGTATGCCGGGCGGGCAGCCTGTTTCGGCGTTCCGCGCAATACGGCCGGCTTGCGGGACAGGTCGGATTCACGCGCTACGCTCTGGATGGCGCTTTCGCGGGCTGCGACGTGACCATCGACCCGGAGGAACTCATGGTGTTTCTCGAGGCGGCGGAGGAATCGAACAGCGGCTTCTACGAAAGCATGCTCATCGCGATGCTCAAGAAAGAGGTCGCGGCACTTGAGGGAGAGAAGAAATGA